Proteins encoded together in one Impatiens glandulifera chromosome 1, dImpGla2.1, whole genome shotgun sequence window:
- the LOC124919801 gene encoding probable arabinose 5-phosphate isomerase — MGSLPSPSSSSDLSFPSKQSSIDPNNLQNLFKSQQNYLNFFFHNLDLSQTLAFTQTLLNTTGTIFFSGVGKSGFVSQKISQTLVSLGIRSAFLSPTDALHGDIGILTNSDILVLLSKSGNTDELLRLVPCAKAKGAYLISVTSMETNSLMAVCDMNVHLPLERELCPFDLAPVTSTAIQMVFGDTVAIALMSARNLTREQYAGNHPAGRIGKSLIFKVKDVMKTRGDLPVCKEGDTIMDQLVELTSKGCGCLLVIDDNDHLLGTFTDGDLRRTLKASREGIFKLTVGEMCNRNPRTIRADALAIEAMQKMESPPSPVQFLPVVDDQNVLIGLVKLHELVAAGL, encoded by the exons ATGGGATCTcttccttctccttcttcttcatcagatCTCTCATTTCCTTCAAAACAATCTTCAATCGATCCCAACAATCTCCAAAATCTATTCAAATCTCAACAAAACTATCTCAACTTCTTCTTCCACAACCTTGATCTTTCCCAAACCCTAGCCTTCACTCAGACTCTTCTCAACACCACCGGAACAATCTTCTTCTCCGGTGTCGGAAAATCCGGCTTCGTTTCCCAGAAGATCTCGCAGACACTCGTTTCTCTTGGCATCCGATCCGCATTCTTGTCCCCCACCGACGCTCTTCACGGTGATATCGGCATTCTCACCAATTCTGACATTTTAGTACTCTTAAGCAAGAGCGGGAACACCGACGAATTGCTCCGACTTGTGCCATGTGCCAAAGCAAAAGGTGCGTATTTGATCTCTGTCACATCGATGGAGACGAATTCGCTAATGGCGGTGTGCGATATGAACGTGCATTTGCCCCTGGAGAGAGAATTATGCCCGTTTGATCTAGCGCCAGTGACCTCGACGGCGATTCAGATGGTTTTTGGGGATACGGTGGCGATTGCACTTATGAGTGCGAGGAATTTGACGAGAGAACAGTACGCAGGAAACCATCCAGCTGGGCGGATCGGGAAGAGCTTGATATTCAAG GTTAAGGATGTAATGAAAACACGAGGTGATCTCCCAGTTTGCAAGGAAGGAGATACAATAATGGATCAATTAGTAGAGCTAACTAGTAAAGGGTGCGGTTGTCTCCTTGTTATTGACGACAATGACCACCTATTGGGCACATTTACTGATGGTGATTTGAGGCGAACATTGAAAGCTAGCAGAGAGGGTATATTCAAACTCACAGTTGGAGAAATGTGTAACAG GAATCCACGAACAATTAGGGCAGATGCATTAGCAATTGAAGCAATGCAGAAGATGGAATCTCCACCATCTCCGGTTCAGTTTTTGCCGGTAGTCGATGATCAGAATGTCTTGATAGGCCTTGTTAAGTTGCATGAGCTTGTTGCAGCTGGCTTGTGA